A genomic segment from Neodiprion lecontei isolate iyNeoLeco1 chromosome 1, iyNeoLeco1.1, whole genome shotgun sequence encodes:
- the LOC107227972 gene encoding uracil phosphoribosyltransferase homolog isoform X2, with protein sequence MGSGDTATVINKISSDSGNEIIEEYGPNLRVLPTNNQVKELQTILRDKNTTRSDFKFYADRLIRLVIEESLNQLPFSKCSVTTPTGAKYKGLKYQKGNCGVSIVRSGEAMEQGLRDCCRSIRIGKILVESDVDTHEAKVVYAKFPDDIAERKVLLMYPIMSTGNTVIKAIAVLKEHNVLEENIILSNLFCTPFAAKTLVTAFPKVCNSHQL encoded by the exons ATGGGAAGTGGAGACACGGCAACTGTAATAAATAAGATATCGAGTGACAGTGGCAATGAAATTATCGAAGAGTACGGCCCGAATTTAAGAGTATTACCAACAAATAACCAGGTCAAAGAATTGCAAACTATATTACGTGACAA GAACACAACGAGAAGCGATTTTAAATTCTACGCAGACCGTTTG ATCAGACTTGTCATAGAAGAAAGCCTCAATCAATTaccattttcaaaatgttccgTGACAACGCCGACAGGTGCCAAGTACAAGGGACTCAAATATCAAAAAGGCAATTGTGGCGTGTCTATAGTTAGAAGTGGCGAAGCTATGGAACAG GGTCTCAGGGACTGTTGCCGTAGTATAAGAATTGGTAAAATATTGGTCGAAAGTGATGTTGACACTCATGAGGCTAAAGTTGTCTATGCTAAATTTCCAGACGATATAGCCGAAAGAAAGGTTCTCTTAATGTATCCGATAATGA GTACCGGAAATACTGTGATAAAAGCGATAGCTGTGTTAAAAGAACACAATGTGTTGGAGGAAAATATCATCCTCTCTAATTTATTCTGTACACCATTTGCTGCCAAAACTCTAGTCACTGCCTTCCCTAAGGTATGTAATTCACATCAGTTATAG
- the LOC107227972 gene encoding uracil phosphoribosyltransferase homolog isoform X1, whose protein sequence is MGSGDTATVINKISSDSGNEIIEEYGPNLRVLPTNNQVKELQTILRDKNTTRSDFKFYADRLIRLVIEESLNQLPFSKCSVTTPTGAKYKGLKYQKGNCGVSIVRSGEAMEQGLRDCCRSIRIGKILVESDVDTHEAKVVYAKFPDDIAERKVLLMYPIMSTGNTVIKAIAVLKEHNVLEENIILSNLFCTPFAAKTLVTAFPKMKILSSEIHHVAPNHFGQKYFGCSYHGVTGPPNAPMKNV, encoded by the exons ATGGGAAGTGGAGACACGGCAACTGTAATAAATAAGATATCGAGTGACAGTGGCAATGAAATTATCGAAGAGTACGGCCCGAATTTAAGAGTATTACCAACAAATAACCAGGTCAAAGAATTGCAAACTATATTACGTGACAA GAACACAACGAGAAGCGATTTTAAATTCTACGCAGACCGTTTG ATCAGACTTGTCATAGAAGAAAGCCTCAATCAATTaccattttcaaaatgttccgTGACAACGCCGACAGGTGCCAAGTACAAGGGACTCAAATATCAAAAAGGCAATTGTGGCGTGTCTATAGTTAGAAGTGGCGAAGCTATGGAACAG GGTCTCAGGGACTGTTGCCGTAGTATAAGAATTGGTAAAATATTGGTCGAAAGTGATGTTGACACTCATGAGGCTAAAGTTGTCTATGCTAAATTTCCAGACGATATAGCCGAAAGAAAGGTTCTCTTAATGTATCCGATAATGA GTACCGGAAATACTGTGATAAAAGCGATAGCTGTGTTAAAAGAACACAATGTGTTGGAGGAAAATATCATCCTCTCTAATTTATTCTGTACACCATTTGCTGCCAAAACTCTAGTCACTGCCTTCCCTAAG ATGAAGATCTTATCCTCGGAAATTCACCACGTCGCGCCGAATCACTTTGGGCAAAAGTACTTTG GCTGTTCATACCATGGTGTGACGGGCCCACCTAATGCAccaatgaaaaatgtttga
- the LOC107227979 gene encoding SH3 domain-binding glutamic acid-rich protein homolog, with the protein MVVKVYISGISGNKEVKKRQQRVLMILESKNVPYEVTDITEPGKEAEKEFMQSKSNPKDSKYPLPPQLFNDEEYCGDYEDFDLANEIDELEKFLKVTPAISTAEITLGSKSPPKETQQNGNTSSREPSIEKPASTTEPESTAERRSSTIEETQTSKPKVVENETAESNESVEAPKDEVKETQEDNTEVSDDAADKNEEKSDDQAKEE; encoded by the exons ATGGTTGTAAAAGTTTACATATCAGGGATTAGTGGAAATAAGGAA GTAAAAAAACGACAGCAACGGGTACTTATGATTCTGGAGAGTAAAAATGTCCCATATGAAGTAACGGATATCACAGAGCCAGGAAAAGAGGCGGAGAAGGAGTTCATGCAGAGTAAAAGTAACCCAAAAGATAGCAAGTATCCACTACCACCGCAATTATTCAACGATGAAGAATATTGTGga GATTATGAAGACTTTGATCTGGCCAATGAAATTGACGAACTAGAGAAGTTCCTCAAAGTTACACCTGCAATTAGCACTGCAGAAATAACCCTTGGAAGTAAATCTCCGCCTAAAGAAACACAGCAAAATGGAAATACATCTAGCCGAGAG CCATCTATCGAAAAACCTGCATCAACGACTGAACCAGAAAG TACTGCCGAAAGGAGATCTTCGACGATTGAAGAGACTCAAACCAGTAAACCGAAGGTGGTAGAAAACGAGACTGCCGAATCGAACGAATCAGTGGAAGCACCCAAAGATGAGGTAAAAGAAACACAAGAGGATAACACTGAAGTATCCGACGATGCTGCTGATAAAAATGAGGAGAAATCTGATGACCAAGCAAAGGAAGAATAG